CAGCTGTTATGGCAGCAGTGATTTTACTCATATAAATCTGGTTTCTGCGAAAAATTGTCTTATTCGCTTAAAAATGGAAGGAAAAGTACTAAAATTCGAACAAACTGGCTCGAAAATTAACTTTTTTTGCCCATCCTGAAAAATAAAAAAAACTCCCAAATAATGGGAGTTTTACTATAAGTATATGCTTTTATTAAGCAGCTTCTTCGCTAGAAGTAGCATCAATTACAACCTGCCCTCTATAGTAGAGTTTACCTTCATGCCAGTGAGCACGGTGATAAAGGTGTGCCTCGCCAGTAGTAGCGTCTACACCTATTTTTGGCATTGCAGCTTTGTAATGTGTTCTTCTCTTATCTCTTCTTGTTTTGGAGATTTTTCTCTTAGGATGTGCCATTACCGTTTATTATTTATTATCTGTTAAAAAATCTTTTAATTTATCCCAACGGGGATCAATTTCTTTTTGTTCAGGAGAATTTTTATCCTGTTCTTCGTTACTCTTTATACTTAACTCTTCGAGTTTATCTAATATGTCTGATTTTAAAGTAC
The sequence above is a segment of the Leeuwenhoekiella sp. MAR_2009_132 genome. Coding sequences within it:
- the rpmF gene encoding 50S ribosomal protein L32, whose amino-acid sequence is MAHPKRKISKTRRDKRRTHYKAAMPKIGVDATTGEAHLYHRAHWHEGKLYYRGQVVIDATSSEEAA